In Afipia sp. GAS231, a single window of DNA contains:
- the gltB gene encoding glutamate synthase large subunit, whose protein sequence is MSGSEFERENIGTAALSATAASKPADTDTPREFSWRPPAEGMYDPSLEKDSCGVGFIANIKGVKSHQIVSDAINILCNLEHRGAVGADPRAGDGAGILVQIPHAFFKRKAAEIGFQLPEPGDYAIGALFLPKETAWRKVIQSIVAEQIKAEGLMLLGWRDVPSDNSSLGETVKPTEPYHMQVFIGRNGGAKTEDEFERRLYILRKSISQAIYQRRERGLAGYYPASMSCRTVIYKGMFLADQLGKYYPDLHEADFESALALVHQRFSTNTFPAWSLAHPYRMVAHNGEINTLRGNVNWMAARQASVHSELYGKDISRLWPISYEGQSDTACFDNGLEFLVQGGYSLPHAVMMMIPEAWAGNPLMDEQRRAFYEYHAALMEPWDGPAAIAFTDGRQIGATLDRNGLRPARYLVTRDDRIVMASEMGVLKIPEDQIVTKWRLQPGKMLLVDLEQGRLIPDDEIKAELAKSHPYADWLHRTQIQLEELPDAATKGMRSNLPLLDRQQAFGYSQEDITILMTPMASTGEEAAGSMGNDTPISALSDRPKPLFTYFKQNFAQVTNPPIDPIREELVMSLVSIIGPRPNLFDLQGLASTKRLEVRQPILTDADLEKIRSITDVADSHFKSRTLDTTFHAGFGAAGLEQVLDELCARAEGAVREGVNIIILSDRMAGSDRIPIPSLLACAAVHHHLIRTGLRTSVGLVVESGEPREVHHFACLAGYGAEAINPYLAFETIIAMKDRLPGSLDDYELVKRYIKSIGKGLLKVMSKMGISTYQSYCGAQIFDAVGLKADFVAKYFAGTHTRIEGVGLAEIAEETVRRHGDAFGDAQVYKSALDVGGEYAYRTRGEDHAWTAETVGLLQHAARGNSLERYKAFAKVLNEQSERLLTLRGLFRIKTAEDEKRKPIKLDQVEPAKDIVKRFATGAMSFGSISREAHTTLAIAMNRIGGKSNTGEGGEESDRFKPMPNGDSMRSAIKQVASGRFGVTTEYLVNSDMMQIKMAQGAKPGEGGQLPGHKVDAVIARVRHSTPGVGLISPPPHHDIYSIEDLAQLIYDLKNVNPDGQVSVKLVSEIGVGTVAAGVAKARADHVTIAGFEGGTGASPLTSIKHAGSPWEIGLAETHQTLVRERLRSRIVVQVDGGFRTGRDVVIGALLGADEFGFATAPLIAAGCIMMRKCHLNTCPVGVATQDPVLRKRFTGQPEHVINYFFFVAEEVREIMAQLGYRTFNEMVGQTQMLDQSTLVAHWKAKGLDFSKLFVRQKELPGQKIYHAENQNHHLEAVLDRRLIEKARAAIDRGAPVRIEEEINNTDRSAGAMLSGTIAKIYGNAGLPHDTIHVGLKGTAGQAFGAWLAKGVTFELEGEGNDYVGKGLSGGRIIVKPPRNSGIVPEESIIVGNTVMYGAIEGECYFRGIAGERFAVRNSGAIAVVEGAGDHCCEYMTGGIVVVLGKTGRNFAAGMSGGIAYVLDEAGDFTKLCNMAMVELEPVLSEETINANTYHHAGDLEAHGRVDVFKDLLDSDIERLHILITRHAKLTDSKKAAEILANWKTWLPKFRKVMPVEYRRALKELKANADAEPKIAIGA, encoded by the coding sequence ATGAGCGGGTCGGAATTCGAGCGCGAAAACATCGGGACAGCAGCACTGTCGGCGACCGCGGCTTCGAAACCGGCCGACACCGATACGCCGCGCGAATTTTCTTGGCGTCCGCCGGCGGAGGGCATGTACGACCCGAGCCTGGAAAAGGATTCCTGTGGCGTCGGTTTCATCGCCAACATCAAGGGCGTGAAGTCGCACCAGATCGTCTCGGATGCGATCAATATTCTGTGCAACCTCGAACATCGCGGCGCGGTCGGCGCCGACCCGCGCGCCGGCGACGGCGCCGGCATCCTGGTGCAGATCCCGCACGCCTTTTTCAAGCGCAAGGCCGCCGAGATCGGCTTCCAGTTGCCGGAGCCCGGCGACTATGCGATCGGCGCGCTGTTCCTGCCGAAGGAAACCGCGTGGCGCAAAGTCATCCAGAGCATCGTCGCCGAACAGATCAAGGCCGAAGGCCTGATGCTGCTCGGCTGGCGCGACGTTCCGTCCGACAACTCTTCGCTGGGTGAAACCGTCAAGCCGACCGAGCCCTACCACATGCAGGTGTTCATCGGTCGCAACGGCGGCGCCAAGACCGAGGACGAATTCGAACGCCGGCTTTACATTCTGCGCAAGTCGATCTCGCAGGCGATCTACCAGCGCCGCGAGCGCGGCCTCGCCGGCTATTATCCGGCGTCGATGTCGTGCCGCACCGTGATCTACAAGGGCATGTTCCTCGCCGACCAGCTCGGCAAGTATTATCCCGACCTGCACGAAGCGGATTTCGAGAGCGCGCTGGCGCTGGTGCATCAGCGCTTCTCGACCAACACCTTCCCGGCGTGGTCGCTGGCGCATCCGTACCGGATGGTGGCGCATAACGGCGAAATCAACACGCTGCGCGGCAACGTCAACTGGATGGCGGCACGACAGGCTTCCGTGCATTCCGAACTCTACGGCAAGGACATCTCCAGGCTGTGGCCGATCTCCTACGAAGGCCAGAGCGACACCGCCTGCTTCGACAACGGCCTCGAATTCCTGGTGCAGGGCGGTTACTCGCTGCCGCACGCCGTGATGATGATGATTCCGGAAGCGTGGGCCGGCAATCCCCTGATGGATGAGCAGCGCCGCGCGTTCTACGAATATCACGCAGCCCTGATGGAGCCGTGGGACGGCCCCGCCGCGATCGCCTTCACCGACGGCCGCCAGATCGGCGCCACGCTCGACCGCAACGGCCTGCGCCCGGCGCGCTATCTCGTCACCAGGGACGACCGCATCGTGATGGCGTCCGAAATGGGCGTGCTGAAAATCCCCGAGGACCAGATCGTCACCAAGTGGCGGCTGCAGCCCGGCAAGATGCTGCTGGTCGACCTCGAACAGGGACGCCTGATTCCCGACGACGAGATCAAGGCCGAGCTCGCCAAGAGCCATCCTTACGCCGACTGGCTGCACCGCACCCAGATTCAGCTCGAGGAATTGCCGGATGCCGCCACCAAGGGCATGCGTTCCAACCTGCCGCTGCTCGATCGGCAGCAGGCGTTCGGCTATAGCCAAGAAGACATCACCATCCTGATGACGCCGATGGCGTCGACCGGCGAGGAAGCCGCGGGCTCGATGGGCAACGACACGCCGATCTCGGCGCTGTCGGACCGGCCGAAGCCGCTGTTCACCTACTTCAAGCAGAATTTTGCGCAGGTCACCAACCCGCCGATCGATCCCATTCGTGAAGAACTGGTGATGAGCCTCGTTTCCATCATCGGACCGCGGCCGAACCTGTTCGACCTGCAGGGCCTCGCCTCGACCAAGCGGCTCGAAGTGCGCCAGCCGATCCTGACCGACGCCGATCTGGAGAAGATCCGCTCGATCACCGATGTTGCCGACAGCCATTTCAAGTCGCGTACGCTCGACACCACCTTCCATGCCGGCTTCGGCGCGGCGGGCCTCGAACAGGTGCTCGACGAACTCTGTGCACGTGCCGAAGGTGCGGTGCGCGAGGGCGTCAACATCATCATCCTGTCCGACCGCATGGCCGGCTCAGACCGGATTCCGATCCCGTCGCTGCTCGCCTGCGCCGCCGTGCATCATCATCTGATCCGCACGGGCCTACGCACTTCGGTCGGCCTCGTCGTCGAATCCGGCGAGCCGCGCGAAGTACATCACTTTGCTTGTCTGGCCGGTTACGGCGCCGAAGCGATCAATCCGTATCTGGCGTTCGAGACCATCATCGCGATGAAGGACCGTCTGCCCGGCTCGCTCGACGACTATGAACTCGTCAAGCGCTACATCAAGTCGATCGGCAAGGGTCTGCTCAAGGTGATGTCCAAGATGGGCATCTCGACCTACCAGTCCTATTGCGGCGCGCAGATCTTCGACGCGGTCGGTCTCAAGGCCGATTTCGTCGCCAAGTACTTTGCCGGCACCCACACCCGCATCGAGGGCGTGGGTCTGGCCGAAATCGCCGAGGAAACCGTGCGCCGCCATGGCGACGCGTTCGGCGACGCACAGGTCTACAAGTCGGCACTCGATGTCGGCGGCGAATATGCCTACCGCACCCGCGGCGAAGACCACGCCTGGACCGCCGAGACGGTCGGCCTGCTGCAGCATGCCGCGCGCGGCAATTCGCTGGAGCGCTACAAGGCATTCGCCAAGGTTCTCAACGAGCAGTCCGAGCGGTTGTTGACCCTGCGCGGCCTGTTCCGGATCAAGACCGCCGAGGACGAGAAGCGCAAGCCGATCAAGCTCGACCAGGTCGAGCCGGCCAAGGACATCGTCAAGCGTTTCGCCACCGGTGCAATGTCGTTCGGCTCGATCTCGCGCGAGGCGCATACGACGCTCGCGATCGCCATGAACCGGATCGGCGGCAAGTCCAACACCGGCGAAGGCGGCGAAGAGTCCGATCGCTTCAAGCCGATGCCGAACGGCGACAGCATGCGCTCGGCGATCAAGCAGGTCGCCTCGGGCCGCTTCGGCGTGACGACGGAATATCTCGTCAACTCCGACATGATGCAGATCAAGATGGCGCAGGGCGCCAAGCCCGGCGAAGGCGGACAGCTGCCCGGCCACAAGGTCGACGCGGTAATCGCCCGCGTACGGCATTCGACGCCGGGCGTCGGCCTGATCTCGCCGCCGCCGCATCACGACATCTATTCGATCGAGGATCTGGCGCAGCTGATCTACGACCTCAAGAACGTCAATCCGGACGGCCAGGTCTCGGTCAAGCTGGTTTCCGAAATCGGCGTCGGCACCGTCGCGGCGGGCGTTGCCAAGGCGCGCGCTGACCATGTCACCATCGCGGGCTTCGAAGGCGGCACCGGCGCGTCCCCCCTCACCTCGATCAAGCACGCGGGTTCGCCATGGGAAATCGGCCTCGCCGAAACCCACCAGACGCTGGTGCGCGAACGGCTGCGCAGCCGGATCGTGGTCCAGGTCGACGGCGGCTTCCGCACCGGACGCGACGTCGTGATCGGCGCGCTCCTGGGTGCCGACGAGTTCGGCTTCGCCACCGCCCCCCTGATCGCGGCCGGCTGCATCATGATGCGCAAGTGCCATCTCAACACCTGCCCGGTCGGCGTCGCGACCCAGGATCCCGTGTTGCGCAAGCGCTTCACTGGCCAGCCCGAGCACGTCATCAACTACTTCTTCTTCGTCGCCGAGGAAGTCCGCGAGATCATGGCGCAGCTCGGCTACCGCACCTTCAACGAGATGGTCGGCCAGACCCAGATGCTCGACCAGTCCACGCTGGTGGCGCACTGGAAGGCCAAGGGGCTCGATTTCTCAAAGCTGTTCGTGCGGCAGAAGGAATTACCCGGCCAGAAGATCTATCACGCCGAAAACCAGAACCATCACCTCGAAGCCGTGCTCGACCGCCGGCTGATCGAAAAGGCGCGGGCCGCGATCGACCGCGGCGCGCCGGTCAGGATCGAAGAAGAGATCAACAACACCGACCGTTCCGCCGGCGCGATGCTGTCGGGGACGATTGCGAAGATCTACGGCAATGCCGGGCTGCCGCATGACACCATCCATGTCGGCCTGAAGGGCACGGCGGGTCAGGCGTTCGGCGCGTGGCTCGCCAAGGGCGTCACCTTCGAGCTCGAAGGCGAAGGCAACGACTATGTCGGCAAGGGCCTGTCCGGCGGACGCATCATCGTCAAGCCACCGAGGAATTCCGGCATCGTGCCGGAAGAGTCGATCATCGTCGGCAACACCGTGATGTACGGCGCGATCGAGGGCGAATGCTATTTCCGCGGCATCGCCGGCGAGCGCTTCGCGGTGCGCAACTCGGGCGCAATCGCGGTCGTCGAAGGCGCCGGCGACCATTGCTGCGAATACATGACCGGCGGCATCGTCGTGGTGCTGGGCAAGACCGGGCGCAACTTCGCGGCCGGCATGTCCGGCGGCATCGCCTACGTGCTGGATGAGGCCGGCGATTTCACCAAGCTCTGCAACATGGCGATGGTCGAGCTCGAACCGGTGCTCTCGGAAGAGACGATCAACGCGAATACCTATCACCACGCCGGCGACCTCGAAGCGCACGGGCGGGTCGACGTGTTCAAGGACCTGCTCGACTCCGACATCGAGCGGTTGCACATCCTGATCACGCGTCACGCCAAGCTGACCGATTCGAAGAAGGCCGCCGAGATCCTCGCGAACTGGAAGACGTGGCTGCCTAAATTCCGCAAGGTGATGCCGGTGGAATACCGCCGCGCGCTGAAGGAATTGAAGGCCAACGCCGACGCCGAGCCGAAGATCGCGATCGGGGCTTAG
- a CDS encoding IS110 family transposase: protein MILSLRCVGIDVSKHTLDIFDDAVGKPERIANALQAITEQVARWRCGNVFVVFEATGVYDRELAEALHRARIRFARINPARARDFARARGRLAKTDAIDAHMLAGFARTMAPASEQAPDPARNALSLLAKRRDQLVHMRAQEKNRRSETRDPAMIESIARLIDFLNGEVKAIEARIKTLIKAEPTISDDARLIRSAPGVGPVACMQLIAQMPELGRVGPKQVAALAGLAPLNVDSGLYRGKRAIGGGRKRVRDALYMAALNAVRRDGSVKAFYQKLRTAGKPAKLALIAVARKLLTTLNAMVRDRKAYLAPRPS from the coding sequence ATGATCTTATCCCTTCGCTGCGTCGGAATCGACGTCTCCAAGCATACGCTCGACATTTTTGATGATGCCGTCGGCAAACCCGAGCGCATCGCCAACGCGCTACAGGCCATCACGGAGCAGGTGGCGCGTTGGCGATGCGGCAATGTCTTTGTCGTATTCGAAGCCACAGGCGTCTACGACCGAGAACTTGCCGAAGCGTTGCATCGGGCCAGGATCCGGTTTGCCCGCATCAATCCCGCCCGCGCTCGCGACTTTGCCCGCGCGCGAGGACGGCTGGCTAAAACCGATGCGATTGACGCCCACATGCTCGCCGGCTTTGCGCGGACGATGGCGCCGGCTTCCGAACAGGCGCCAGATCCAGCCCGGAACGCCCTGTCACTCCTCGCAAAACGCCGCGATCAACTGGTCCACATGCGGGCTCAGGAGAAGAACCGGCGCAGCGAGACGCGTGATCCCGCCATGATCGAAAGCATTGCGCGCCTCATCGACTTCCTCAACGGCGAGGTCAAGGCGATCGAGGCCAGGATCAAAACCCTCATCAAGGCCGAGCCGACGATATCCGACGACGCGCGTCTGATACGATCGGCACCAGGCGTCGGGCCTGTCGCCTGTATGCAGCTCATCGCCCAGATGCCCGAACTCGGTCGCGTCGGGCCTAAGCAGGTGGCTGCGTTGGCTGGTCTGGCTCCGCTTAACGTCGATAGCGGCCTATATCGCGGCAAACGAGCCATCGGTGGCGGCCGCAAGCGGGTCCGCGACGCTCTCTACATGGCCGCTCTCAACGCCGTACGCCGCGATGGTTCGGTTAAAGCTTTTTACCAAAAGCTCCGCACCGCCGGTAAACCCGCCAAACTTGCCCTGATCGCCGTAGCCCGAAAACTCCTCACGACCCTCAACGCCATGGTGCGAGACCGGAAAGCCTACCTCGCACCACGGCCTTCATAA
- a CDS encoding Hsp20 family protein, with amino-acid sequence MRTYDLTPFYRSTVGFDRFFNLLDQATADGSPGYPPYNIERTGENAYRISVAVSGFSQGELSIVAKENTLTIKGEKSANENGAEKSEVLYRGIAARAFERAFQLADFVQVKNASLENGLLHVDLVREIPEAKKPRSIPISSSNKAPQVVDASVAA; translated from the coding sequence ATGCGTACCTACGATCTCACCCCGTTCTATCGTTCCACCGTCGGCTTCGACCGCTTCTTCAACCTGCTGGATCAGGCCACCGCAGACGGCAGCCCCGGTTATCCCCCCTACAATATCGAGCGCACCGGTGAGAACGCCTACCGCATCAGCGTCGCGGTCTCCGGCTTCTCGCAGGGCGAGCTTTCGATCGTCGCCAAGGAAAACACCCTGACGATCAAGGGCGAGAAATCCGCCAACGAAAACGGCGCCGAGAAATCCGAAGTGCTTTACCGCGGCATCGCCGCCCGCGCCTTCGAACGCGCCTTCCAGCTCGCCGACTTCGTCCAGGTGAAAAACGCCTCGCTCGAGAACGGCCTGCTTCACGTCGATCTCGTCCGCGAGATTCCCGAGGCCAAGAAGCCCCGCAGCATTCCGATCTCGTCCAGCAACAAGGCCCCGCAGGTGGTCGACGCTTCGGTAGCCGCGTAA